The genomic DNA CCGAAATGAGTGATCTACCAGAAGAAGTAAGGCAAAGAACAGATAAATTAGATGCTGTAGGAAATACTACAGCTGCCATTGGTAAAGGTTTTGCTATTGCCTCAGCTGCATTAACAGCTTTAGCTTTATTCTCTGCTTTTATGCAACAATCTGGTATTAGTAGTATTAATATTTCCAAGCCAACAGTTATGGCTGGATTATTAGTGGGAGCCATGTTGCCTTATGTATTTTCAGCCTTAGCTATGAATGCTGTAGGAAGAGCAGCTATGAAAATGATTGAAGAAGTAAGAAGACAGTTCGCTAACATTCCTGAACTTAAATCGGCTCTGAAAATTATGAAGAAATATAATTCTGATTTATCAAAAGCGACACAAGCAGAAGTTGATGAGGTAGAACATGCTCAAACCAAAGCTGAATATGAAAAATGTGTGGCAATTTCTACAAAAGCATCATTAAAAGAAATGGTTTTGCCTGGTTTATTAGCCATTGTAACTCCAACTCTAGTTGGTTTTATAGGCGGACCTGAAATGTTGGGTGGATTACTAGCAGGAGTTACCACTAGTGGTGTACTGATGGCGATCTTCCAATCAAATGCTGGAGGAGCTTGGGATAATGCTAAGAAGATGATCGAAGAAGGACAGGTAATAGATGGTTACGAGCACAAAAAAGGAGGAGCTTCTCATAAAGCTTCTGTTGTTGGAGATACAGTAGGTGATCCTTTTAAAGATACTTCTGGACCATCATTAAATATTTTATTAAAATTGATGTCAGTAGTGGCATTAGTGATTGCACCAAGTATTGCCAATGTGAATTGGGAATTAGCTGGAGAAGAACCAGTGAACAAAATTGAAATGGTGAAATCGATAAATGAAGTACAATCTATAGAAGTAAGTGAAGAAAATTCTGAGGATTCTAAAACAATCATTTTAACAGAGTCTGATTTGACTAGTATAGAAGAACAAGTTGTTTTAGCTGAAAATAGGAGCCTTAAACCTAATTAAAGGGAGTGCAATTATATAACTATTGAACCCATCTCTTTTGAGGTGGGTTTTTTTTGTTTAACTTTTTCTTGAAATAAGGCTAAGAATCTTGAATACTGAAGGTTTAGCCAGTTGTCAATTAAATAATTGGAGTAATGAAACTCTATTGTTTGCCAGTTATAATTCAATATTGTTTATTTATTTATCAAGAACTAGAGATATGTAGTTGATTATTACTAACTTTAGGCTAGTGTTTTTCACCAAAACCAAATGAAATGAAAGAAAAGTCAAAAAACTCCAGTATTAATATGCGATCGCTTATTGCTGGATTTTCCGGAAATATTTTAGAATGGTATGATTTTACTGTATATGGATTCTTTGCTACTGTGATTGGAGCGCAATTTTTCCCTGACGAGGATAAAGTGGTGCAATTGATTTCTGCATTTGGGATTTTTGCAGCTGGTTATTTAATGCGACCTATCGGAGGAATTATATTTGGACATATTGGTGATAGACAAGGTAGAAAGAAAGCTTTATTATACTCTATCTTACTGATGGCTATTCCTACGACTCTTATTGGATTTTTGCCAACATACGCAGACATTGGATGGTATTCAGCGCTCTTATTGGTTCTATTAAGACTCCTCCAAGGTTTATCAGTAGGAGGAGAGTTCACGGGTTCCATTTCTTTTTTAGTTGAAAAAGCACCAAAGGGCAAACGTGGATTCTTTGGTTCATGGTCTACATTTGGAGTTTTTGGAGGAATGCTATTGGGCTCTGGTTTAGGCTCTA from Lentimicrobium sp. L6 includes the following:
- a CDS encoding MFS transporter; translated protein: MKEKSKNSSINMRSLIAGFSGNILEWYDFTVYGFFATVIGAQFFPDEDKVVQLISAFGIFAAGYLMRPIGGIIFGHIGDRQGRKKALLYSILLMAIPTTLIGFLPTYADIGWYSALLLVLLRLLQGLSVGGEFTGSISFLVEKAPKGKRGFFGSWSTFGVFGGMLLGSGLGSIITSILSTEQLHDFGWRIPFLFGAVIGIVGLYLRKGMGEEEHFEEANKEQSSYKTPLAEFWASYKLQALKIMLLSWAFGVSVYLIFIFLPSYLHTFHQVKLDDALSAHTITLI